The Lycium barbarum isolate Lr01 chromosome 10, ASM1917538v2, whole genome shotgun sequence genome includes a region encoding these proteins:
- the LOC132614762 gene encoding potassium channel SKOR-like yields the protein MNINNGGEEYEVEDMRDNVESSRGSRFRLIENDLVGIDLFRRKISRQSVINGLKDLSHFVIHPENRWYRMWENFILIWSIYSSFFTPMEFAFFNGLPRKLFLLDICGQIVFLADIVLQFFVAYRDSQTYKMVYKRTPIALRYLKSHFIMDFLSCMPWDVIYKAVGSKEEVRYLLWIRLSRARRITYCFQKMEKDIRINYLFTRIIKLITVELYCTHTAACIFYYLATTLSEQQEGYTWIGSLKLGDYSYSNFRDIDLWTRYVTSMYFAIVTMATVGYGDIHAVNLREMIFVMIYVSFDMILGAYLIGNMTALIVKGSKTERYRDKTTDLLKYMNRNRLGRDIRSQIKGHLRLQYESAYTDAAVLQEIPISIRAKISQNLYQSYIENVPLFKGCSSEFISQVVTRVHEEFFLPGEVIMEQGNVVDQLYFVCHGVLEEIGIAKDGSEETVSLLEPNSSFGDISIVCNIPQPYTVRVCELCRLLHIDKQSFSNILEIYFHDGRRILSNLLQGKESNLRVKQLESDIALHIGKHEAELALKVNSAAYHGDLHQLKSLIRAGADPNKKDYDGRSPLHLAASRGYEDITLYLIQEGVDINAPDKFGNTPLLEAIKGGHDGVASLLVKEGALLNIDNAGSFLCMVIAKGDSDLLRRLLSNGVDPNTKDYDQRTPLHVAASQGQYPMAKLLLGAGASVFSKDRWGNTPIDEARVIGNKQMISLLEEAKSAQLSEFPDFPHEISDKLRPRKCTVFPFHPWESKYLRKHGVVLWIPQTIEELVATASEQLHFPSGSCILSEDAGKILDVDMIVDGQKLYLNNEST from the exons GTGGTACAGGATGTGGGAAAATTTTATCCTTATATGGTCAATATATTCATCATTTTTCACACCAATGGAGTTTGCCTTCTTCAATGGATTACCTAGGAAACTATTTCTCTTAGACATTTGTGGTCAAATAGTATTTCTTGCGGATATAGTCCTCCAATTCTTTGTTGCATATAGAGATAGCCAGACTTACAAGATGGTGTACAAACGAACCCCTATCGCTCTTCG GTACTTAAAATCTCATTTTATTATGGATTTTCTCAGTTGCATGCCCTGGGATGTAATTTATAAG GCTGTTGGCAGCAAAGAGGAAGTGAGATACCTCTTATGGATTCGGTTGAGCAGGGCACGCAGAATTACTTACTGTTTCCAGAAGATGGAGAAAGATATTCGGATCAATTACCTCTTCACGAGGATCATTAAACTGATCACCGTAGAACTATACTGCACACATACAGCTGCCTGCATCTTTTACTACTTAGCAACTACACTGTCCGAACAGCAAGAAGGTTACACATGGATTGGTAGTTTGAAATTGGGAGATTACAGTTATTCAAACTTTAGAGATATTGATCTATGGACGCGATACGTTACTTCTATGTATTTTGCCATTGTTACTATGGCAACTGTTG GTTATGGAGATATACATGCAGTCAATTTGAGGGAAATGATATTTGTCATGATTTACGTCTCTTTTGATATGATTCTTGGTGCTTATCTGATCGGTAACATGACAGCTCTAATCGTGAAAGGATCAAAAACTGAACGATACAGGGATAAGACGACGGATCTATTGAAATATATGAACAGAAATAGACTCGGAAGGGATATCCGTAGTCAAATAAAAGGTCACTTGCGATTACAATATGAAAGCGCTTACACTGATGCAGCTGTTCTCCAAGAAATTCCAATCTCAATCCGTGCCAAG ATATCTCAGAATTTATATCAGTCTTACATAGAAAATGTTCCACTTTTCAAGGGCTGTTCCTCTGAATTCATAAGTCAAGTT GTAACTCGAGTTCACGAAGAATTTTTCCTCCCCGGAGAAGTGATAATGGAACAAGGGAATGTAGTGGACCAGCTTTATTTTGTTTGTCATGGCGTTCTG GAGGAGATCGGTATAGCGAAGGACGGATCAGAAGAGACAGTGTCACTTCTTGAGCCTAACAGCTCATTCGGAGACATTTCCATCGTTTGCAACATTCCTCAGCCATATACAGTTCGTGTTTGTGAACTATGCAGGCTCTTACATATCGATAAGCAGTCATTTTCCAATATCTTAGAGATTTATTTTCATGATGGAAGAAGAATCTTGAGTAATTTACTACAG GGAAAAGAATCTAATCTCCGTGTGAAGCAACTAGAGTCGGATATCGCACTCCATATTGGGAAGCATGAGGCAGAGCTTGCTTTGAAAGTGAATAGTGCCGCGTATCATGGTGATTTGCACCAGCTGAAGAGTCTAATTCGAGCTGGAGCTGATCCGAACAAGAAAGATTATGATGGAAGATCACCTCTG CATCTTGCAGCATCAAGAGGCTATGAAGACATAACTCTTTATCTTATCCAAGAAGGCGTTGATATCAATGCTCCAG ATAAATTTGGCAACACTCCCCTGCTTGAAGCAATAAAGGGTGGACATGATGGCGTTGCTTCATTACTTGTTAAGGAAGGAGCCTTGTTGAACATTGACAATGCTGGTAGCTTCTTGTGTATGGTGATAGCAAAGGGGGATTCAGATTTATTGCGAAGGCTATTGTCCAATGGTGTTGATCCGAACACCAAAGACTATGATCAGCGAACGCCACTCCATGTAGCTGCATCACAAGGGCAATACCCAATGGCAAAGTTGCTTTTGGGAGCTGGTGCTTCTGTTTTCTCAAAAGACAG ATGGGGAAATACTCCAATTGATGAAGCTAGAGTAATTGGAAACAAGCAAATGATCAGTCTTCTGGAAGAAGCAAAATCTGCCCAACTATCTGAATTTCCTGATTTTCCACATGAGATCTCAG ACAAATTGCGTCCGAGGAAATGCACTGTGTTTCCTTTCCATCCATGGGAGTCCAAATATTTGAGAAAACATGGTGTTGTCCTATGGATACCTCAGACGATTGAGGAGCTCGTTGCAACAGCATCAGAACAACTCCATTTTCCGTCGGGCTCTTGTATATTATCAGAAGATGCTGGTAAAATTCTTGATGTAGATATGATTGTTGATGGTCAAAAATTGTACTTGAACAATGAATCAACTTGA